From one Paeniglutamicibacter psychrophenolicus genomic stretch:
- a CDS encoding WXG100 family type VII secretion target: MSDFKANYSEMEAMASKLDTGRDDLDGVLDQLQSGVDKLLGDDFTTEHASGQFGEGYKDLQDGLKRAFEGINDMATALRDMMEQIQDTDRSMAGK; the protein is encoded by the coding sequence GTGAGCGATTTCAAGGCAAATTACAGCGAAATGGAAGCCATGGCCTCCAAGTTGGATACCGGACGCGACGATCTGGACGGCGTGCTGGATCAGTTGCAGTCCGGTGTGGACAAGCTGTTGGGTGATGATTTCACGACGGAACATGCTTCGGGCCAGTTCGGCGAGGGTTACAAGGATCTGCAAGACGGACTGAAGCGGGCATTTGAAGGCATCAACGACATGGCGACCGCATTGCGCGACATGATGGAGCAGATCCAGGATACCGACCGTTCCATGGCAGGCAAGTAG
- a CDS encoding RDD family protein has product MDAVASSLAKAHELGMRPAEARLRFWSYVIDYSVSLAVLLPAGIGYLIYVVTKQYSVVPLVLTGASGLLLVVYLIVLLSLNSRKGSSPGKAAMRLRSVRLSDFAAPGFPRVLGLALVFLGSHLIPVIGPLLLLVSCLFDRRHRRGWLDKLAGSYVLDLRSGIDPANERILARAEYLLTRPDRDNSEHLPELGTVAHGAQAEEAVLSPRPRSSAGIVGALNSDWHAAAGGTRVVRRAALAFDDGSYVPVPDSGLIGRAPVADAGPSNALLIPLKDPERLLSKTHLSFGSDGADVWIMDLGSSNGTQVTTASGRPHNVPAHTRALLNDGDIVQMGSRTFRITFQETEK; this is encoded by the coding sequence ATGGACGCCGTCGCATCATCCCTCGCCAAGGCACACGAACTCGGGATGCGCCCGGCCGAGGCCCGCCTGCGCTTCTGGTCCTATGTGATCGACTACTCGGTGTCGCTCGCCGTCCTGCTCCCGGCCGGCATCGGGTACCTGATCTACGTTGTCACGAAGCAATACTCGGTGGTTCCACTGGTCCTGACCGGGGCCAGCGGTTTGTTGTTGGTCGTCTACTTGATCGTTTTGCTGAGCCTGAACAGCCGCAAGGGAAGCTCCCCCGGCAAGGCCGCAATGCGTCTGCGGTCCGTGCGCCTGTCCGATTTCGCGGCACCGGGCTTCCCGCGGGTCTTGGGCCTGGCGTTGGTATTCCTTGGCAGCCACCTGATCCCGGTGATTGGCCCGCTATTGTTGTTGGTCTCCTGCCTGTTCGATCGCCGGCACCGCCGCGGCTGGTTGGATAAGCTGGCCGGCAGCTACGTGCTCGACCTGCGCAGCGGAATCGACCCCGCCAATGAGCGGATCCTTGCCCGCGCCGAATACCTGCTCACCCGCCCCGACCGCGACAACTCCGAGCACCTGCCCGAGTTGGGCACGGTGGCCCACGGCGCACAAGCCGAAGAAGCGGTCCTGTCTCCACGCCCGCGGTCCAGCGCCGGGATCGTCGGGGCGCTGAACAGCGACTGGCATGCGGCCGCCGGCGGCACGCGGGTGGTCCGCCGCGCCGCCTTGGCCTTCGACGACGGGTCCTATGTCCCGGTCCCCGATTCCGGGCTGATCGGCCGCGCTCCGGTGGCCGACGCGGGTCCGTCCAACGCCTTGCTGATTCCGCTGAAGGACCCCGAACGCCTGCTGTCCAAGACGCATCTGTCGTTCGGCAGCGATGGGGCGGACGTGTGGATCATGGACCTGGGTTCCAGCAACGGCACCCAGGTCACCACCGCCTCCGGCCGGCCACACAACGTGCCGGCCCACACCCGAGCACTCCTGAACGACGGCGACATCGTCCAGATGGGCAGCCGCACGTTCCGCATCACCTTCCAGGAGACCGAGAAGTGA
- a CDS encoding ArsR/SmtB family transcription factor: MTMIDRVNHERQEAIQGHAAAAALFHGLADPTRLMILAHLRTGEHKVKELTDHLGLAQSTVSAHLSCLRDCGLVISRAQGRASMYSLANPRLLLDLLGDANHYIGTSDGNELDTHDFTEVHGPAPAREGANR, translated from the coding sequence ATGACGATGATAGATCGTGTGAACCACGAGCGCCAGGAAGCCATCCAAGGCCATGCCGCGGCGGCAGCACTCTTCCACGGATTGGCCGACCCCACGCGGCTGATGATCCTGGCCCACCTGCGCACCGGGGAACACAAGGTCAAGGAACTCACCGACCACCTCGGCCTGGCCCAGAGCACCGTCAGTGCCCACCTTTCCTGCCTGCGCGACTGCGGCCTGGTGATATCCCGTGCACAGGGACGTGCCAGCATGTACTCACTGGCCAACCCGCGGTTGCTGCTCGACCTGCTCGGCGACGCGAACCACTACATCGGCACCAGCGACGGGAACGAACTGGATACACACGACTTCACCGAGGTCCACGGCCCGGCTCCGGCACGGGAAGGAGCCAACCGATGA
- a CDS encoding DNA-3-methyladenine glycosylase I, with protein MSTGIIIGEDSLARPAWAATDPMMRTYYDTEWGMPVRDEHGVFERLSLEAFQSGLSWATILRKRENFREAFAGFDPEAIKGFDEAKVEELLGNAGIIRNRAKILATVKNAKATIALREDGGLADFIWSFRPESTPMPTAIEEVPTTSPESLAMSKALKKRGFAFVGPTTMFALMEALGIVDTHLLGSHRRGTSGVWPA; from the coding sequence ATGAGCACCGGAATAATCATTGGCGAAGACAGCCTTGCCCGCCCCGCATGGGCGGCGACAGACCCGATGATGCGCACCTATTACGACACCGAGTGGGGCATGCCCGTGCGCGACGAGCACGGGGTCTTCGAACGGCTTAGCCTGGAGGCGTTCCAGTCCGGGCTTTCCTGGGCAACCATCCTGCGCAAGCGCGAAAACTTCCGCGAGGCCTTCGCCGGCTTCGACCCCGAGGCCATCAAGGGCTTCGACGAGGCCAAGGTCGAGGAACTCCTGGGCAACGCCGGGATCATCCGCAACCGCGCCAAGATCCTGGCGACCGTCAAGAACGCGAAGGCCACCATCGCCCTGCGCGAGGACGGCGGACTGGCCGACTTCATCTGGTCCTTCCGACCCGAATCCACCCCGATGCCCACCGCCATCGAAGAAGTCCCGACCACCAGCCCCGAGTCCCTGGCCATGTCCAAGGCGCTGAAGAAGCGCGGTTTCGCCTTCGTGGGACCCACCACCATGTTTGCACTCATGGAAGCGCTGGGAATCGTGGACACCCATCTTCTCGGCTCCCACCGCCGCGGCACCTCGGGCGTCTGGCCGGCATGA
- a CDS encoding putative T7SS-secreted protein: MSLQSPHGETLQLIDGTPDDLRRSALALITSGEEMERSANRLEDISTGTSDLKSEAIAKIRESAGEVFPDLRKAAIRYDGTGQALKKYSEALDKVQGSLQMCTAEGGIDSYSSLNALINDIEEAHQTAEAAKDTAEDKQGTVDDYDRTMIWEDEPTDEQKSAAKDELTTANSARDEAEEELRELWGKFDGRVSYWEGAYDEAVNEIEDAFDAADNDDKFLSTLGSILGWAALLIGIAAVFVTSPFWGPIVALAAMVLAAAVLAIEVIKMVQGDGDWISLGIAIVGLIPFGRFAGKAFSGLGKVFQGGFKSGIKAGPKSGFKAFSKTRTSTGRGIVRSSIKTNTKRPLKTTIRGHRNTKSKIRRKNREMEKEYQQVKFKEKNRKHDGYMAGSKKSLDDDKLKYVRYLTSGGATRHRELARYILNNSDELGPAAQDWAKKILKHGIGEDGGTVIVTAPPTIWDLTRDK; encoded by the coding sequence ATGAGTTTGCAATCGCCACACGGTGAGACCCTGCAGTTGATCGACGGAACCCCTGACGATTTGCGCCGGAGTGCCTTGGCCCTGATTACTTCGGGCGAAGAGATGGAACGCTCGGCCAACCGGTTGGAAGACATCAGCACGGGCACATCGGATTTGAAGTCCGAGGCCATAGCCAAGATTCGTGAGTCAGCCGGGGAGGTGTTTCCCGACCTGCGCAAGGCCGCTATTCGATATGACGGCACCGGCCAGGCCTTGAAGAAATACTCGGAGGCGTTGGACAAGGTCCAGGGCTCCTTGCAGATGTGTACTGCCGAGGGTGGCATAGATTCATATTCGTCGTTGAACGCGCTGATTAATGACATTGAGGAAGCGCACCAGACCGCGGAAGCAGCGAAGGACACCGCGGAAGACAAACAAGGCACGGTGGATGACTACGATCGCACGATGATTTGGGAAGATGAACCGACCGACGAACAGAAGTCCGCAGCAAAAGATGAGCTTACAACCGCGAATTCAGCGCGCGATGAAGCCGAAGAAGAGCTGCGTGAGCTGTGGGGAAAGTTCGACGGCCGGGTGTCCTACTGGGAAGGCGCCTATGACGAAGCGGTCAATGAGATCGAGGACGCCTTCGATGCCGCAGATAACGATGACAAGTTCCTCTCCACACTCGGCTCCATCTTGGGCTGGGCCGCGCTCTTAATAGGCATTGCAGCGGTATTTGTTACCTCTCCATTCTGGGGGCCAATCGTTGCTCTGGCGGCGATGGTCCTGGCGGCAGCGGTTTTGGCTATCGAGGTCATCAAGATGGTTCAAGGCGATGGCGATTGGATCAGCTTGGGAATTGCGATCGTGGGACTCATCCCCTTTGGCCGTTTCGCAGGCAAGGCTTTTTCGGGTTTGGGCAAGGTGTTCCAAGGAGGCTTCAAGAGCGGGATCAAGGCTGGGCCCAAGAGCGGATTCAAGGCCTTCAGCAAAACGCGGACCAGTACTGGGCGAGGCATAGTCAGATCGTCCATCAAGACGAATACCAAGCGTCCGCTCAAAACCACGATTCGTGGACACCGGAATACCAAGTCAAAGATCCGGCGCAAAAACCGCGAGATGGAGAAGGAGTACCAGCAGGTCAAGTTCAAGGAAAAGAACCGAAAGCACGACGGCTACATGGCGGGATCCAAAAAGTCCCTCGATGACGACAAGCTGAAGTACGTCAGGTACTTGACAAGCGGCGGGGCCACCAGGCATCGAGAGCTGGCTCGATATATTCTGAACAACTCCGATGAACTTGGCCCTGCGGCACAAGACTGGGCAAAGAAGATCCTGAAACATGGCATCGGAGAAGATGGCGGTACCGTAATTGTGACTGCTCCTCCAACCATCTGGGATCTGACTCGCGATAAGTAG
- a CDS encoding DNA-3-methyladenine glycosylase family protein, translating into MSSRFLASNGPLDPGHMMRTLGIHSIPTLDIHEPAEHRHTRLIAVDSGPKAVELEFATNGVHLTCSGANANDLDQLEAAVRAWLDLDTDLSGVQESFSPDPVLGPLVEARPWLRLIGYLNGFEAAATTILGQQVTLAAGRTFGGRFLAAYGGEGPGGLRVFPAPEAVIARGVDTLRETIGLTKTRAGTLFLMAEAFAAKGFTGAPEIPLDRSELLALRGVGPWTADYLQMRGRSDPDAFVPGDLVARRALDRISEREAAALARLWAPYRSYAMVHLWAADSMGSAPRAASSRTLFTSPGGENSTDVQMTPGSST; encoded by the coding sequence ATGAGCTCGCGCTTCCTGGCATCCAACGGTCCACTGGATCCCGGTCACATGATGCGCACGCTGGGCATCCACTCGATCCCCACGCTCGACATCCACGAGCCCGCCGAGCATCGGCACACCCGGCTGATCGCCGTCGATTCGGGCCCGAAGGCCGTAGAGCTGGAGTTCGCCACGAACGGAGTCCACCTGACCTGCTCCGGGGCCAATGCCAACGACCTTGACCAGCTTGAAGCCGCGGTCCGCGCATGGCTTGACCTGGACACCGACCTGTCCGGAGTGCAGGAATCCTTCTCCCCCGATCCTGTGCTTGGCCCGCTGGTTGAGGCGCGCCCGTGGTTGCGGCTGATCGGATATCTCAACGGCTTCGAGGCTGCGGCCACCACGATCTTGGGCCAGCAGGTGACACTGGCCGCCGGTAGGACCTTTGGTGGACGCTTCCTGGCGGCGTACGGTGGCGAGGGCCCCGGCGGACTGCGGGTATTCCCGGCCCCCGAGGCCGTGATCGCCCGAGGCGTTGACACCCTGCGCGAAACCATCGGCTTGACCAAGACCCGGGCGGGCACATTGTTCCTCATGGCCGAGGCATTTGCGGCGAAGGGTTTCACCGGGGCGCCCGAAATCCCCTTGGATCGCTCGGAACTGCTGGCCTTGCGCGGAGTGGGCCCGTGGACCGCGGACTACCTGCAGATGCGCGGGCGAAGCGATCCGGACGCCTTCGTGCCCGGGGACCTGGTCGCGCGTCGGGCCCTGGACAGGATCAGCGAACGCGAGGCGGCGGCACTTGCAAGATTGTGGGCGCCATACAGGTCCTACGCCATGGTCCATCTCTGGGCCGCGGATTCGATGGGCAGTGCTCCCCGCGCAGCGAGCAGCCGAACGTTATTCACGAGTCCTGGGGGCGAGAACTCCACTGATGTTCAGATGACTCCGGGATCTTCTACTTAA
- a CDS encoding FtsK/SpoIIIE domain-containing protein gives MKIKATLRRHDASTVDVVLTCDATATVGDAARALARDQAPEHPTLLATAAGTASVQLDPQTPLAEAELGSGFTIEVVPTTDAFVSGGSAAAVLRVASGPDAGMAYALPAGTSTLGRTEQATVFLNDRMVSTRHARIEVGNRIELVDLNSANGILVDGGLVQRLAVIPGQLITLGATDVYFEMLTGHTTHESPVYEKGGSINFNRSPRVEIRYPGKELSHPAIPQEASPRLFPWPMIFAPLIMGLTIFAFTQRTLSLIVVLVSPLMMLGNLIGQRTQNNNKLRLEIETFERQFEQLEDELFAGEEAERTHRRSEAPATATVYDQAEVLGPLLWTRRPEHWNFLSLRLGSGRAASRNTVTDLHDRAGLQDYVQRVEELTAKYRMIDDVPVIELLPSAGAIGIAGPRVQSADALRALAVQLFGLHAPNDLCTAAIIDPAWTDDLEWFKWLPHTTGPRSPLAQVALADTQTSGTVLLNALEELISLRSHAESYRLGPLSASATSMELGKAVGEHSDRGSRAKDLSLVLFVTHDAPVDRARLSQVIERGPEVGIYTIFVAPTLESLPASCRTFVDVSQGLEKATVGWVRAGEEVRHVAMEGVSREHAEHFARRLAPIVDSSSLIPDASDIPDSVSLLRILGTDLAESPAAVIERWRQNNSVIDRTAEAGSLPRLKRAGTLRAFIGQGTPDAMSLDLRTQGPHALVGGTTGSGKSEFLQAWVLAMAAEYSPDRVTFLFVDYKGGSAFADCVDLPHCVGLVTDLSPHLVRRALTSLRAELHHREKLFHRKKAKDLLELEKRQDPQTPPALVLVIDEFAALAGDVPEFVEGVVDIAQRGRSLGIHLILATQRPAGVIKDNLRANTNLRVALRMADAADSNDVVEDPVAAGFDPSLPGRGIAKTGPGRLVPFQSGYAGGWTTDEPEQAEVRVEDLRFGGTRVWEQLESQAPNVEENSGPNDQKLLVTSFVAAASNAAIPAPRRPWLDDLSATIDLRDLSADSDSKIPLALADIPERQAQETAFFEPDTDGHLLIYGTSGSGKSAALRSIAIAAGANPGAGAAAVYALEFGTSSLRSLSPMPHVGAVLGGDDVERIQRVFRTLAEHLDDRSARYATANAANLSEYRQLTGDLGEPRIFVLIDGFGQFRSDWELGHGRSEFYQVFMRIVGEGRPLGVHVIATADRFGAVPTAISANITQRVVLRMADEQAYNVLGVPKDVLSERSAPGRAVIKGHEAQIAVLGGTANVAEQTALTTAWAQELRAAGVPQAAGIEALPQSFEASELPDSANGQPVIGLSDLTLGPCGFESVGTFVVVGPPQSGKTNTMRAMVTALARQNPATQFFHLGGRRAELRSWRAWNGAVSGQEETRRFAKDMLEIVTDESMPGKIVFVLENISEFADSDAERPLKELIKAINRSDHFLVADGDVNQFSSSFGLLGELKSSRHGLVLKPDGYDGESIFKVPFPRVKRHDFPPGRGFMVQNGQRALVHVPLADQ, from the coding sequence GTGAAAATCAAGGCCACACTCAGGCGCCACGATGCCAGCACCGTCGACGTCGTATTGACCTGCGACGCAACCGCCACCGTTGGCGACGCGGCCAGGGCGCTCGCCCGGGACCAGGCCCCGGAGCACCCCACGCTGCTGGCCACGGCGGCCGGAACCGCCTCGGTGCAGCTGGACCCGCAGACTCCGCTCGCCGAGGCGGAGCTCGGCTCCGGCTTCACCATCGAAGTGGTTCCGACCACCGATGCCTTCGTCTCCGGCGGCTCGGCCGCCGCGGTGCTGCGGGTAGCCAGCGGGCCCGACGCGGGCATGGCCTACGCGCTGCCCGCCGGAACCTCAACGCTGGGGCGGACGGAACAGGCCACCGTCTTCCTGAACGACCGCATGGTCTCCACCAGGCATGCCCGCATCGAGGTCGGCAACAGGATCGAGCTGGTGGACCTCAACTCGGCCAACGGGATCCTGGTGGACGGCGGGCTGGTCCAGCGCTTGGCGGTCATCCCCGGCCAGCTGATCACCCTGGGCGCCACGGACGTCTACTTCGAGATGCTGACCGGGCACACCACGCACGAGTCCCCGGTCTACGAAAAGGGCGGCTCGATCAATTTCAACCGCTCTCCGCGGGTCGAGATCCGCTACCCGGGCAAGGAGCTGAGCCACCCGGCCATCCCCCAGGAAGCCTCGCCGAGGCTCTTCCCCTGGCCGATGATCTTCGCCCCGCTGATCATGGGCCTGACGATCTTCGCCTTCACCCAGCGGACCCTGTCACTGATCGTGGTGCTGGTCTCGCCACTGATGATGCTCGGCAACCTGATCGGCCAGCGCACCCAGAACAACAACAAGCTGCGCCTGGAAATCGAGACCTTCGAGCGCCAGTTCGAGCAGCTCGAGGACGAGCTGTTCGCCGGGGAGGAAGCCGAACGAACGCACCGGCGCAGCGAAGCGCCCGCCACGGCCACCGTGTACGACCAGGCCGAGGTTCTCGGCCCGCTGCTGTGGACCCGGCGCCCGGAACACTGGAACTTCCTGTCCCTGCGCCTGGGCTCCGGCCGGGCGGCCAGCCGCAATACCGTCACCGACCTCCACGACCGCGCCGGGCTGCAGGACTACGTACAGCGGGTCGAGGAACTGACGGCGAAATACCGGATGATCGACGACGTGCCGGTCATCGAGCTGCTGCCCTCCGCCGGGGCCATCGGCATCGCCGGCCCGCGCGTGCAATCCGCAGACGCGCTGCGCGCGCTGGCCGTGCAGCTCTTCGGCCTGCATGCGCCCAACGACCTGTGCACCGCCGCCATCATCGACCCCGCCTGGACCGATGACCTTGAATGGTTCAAGTGGCTGCCGCACACCACCGGCCCGCGCTCCCCGCTGGCCCAGGTGGCGCTGGCCGATACCCAGACCTCGGGCACCGTGCTGCTCAACGCCCTGGAGGAACTCATCTCCCTGCGCAGCCACGCGGAGTCCTACCGCCTGGGACCGCTGTCGGCGTCGGCCACCTCCATGGAGCTGGGCAAGGCCGTCGGGGAACACAGCGACAGGGGCTCGCGTGCCAAGGACCTTTCCCTGGTCCTGTTCGTCACCCATGATGCCCCGGTGGATCGCGCCCGGCTCTCCCAGGTCATTGAACGCGGGCCGGAGGTCGGAATCTACACCATTTTCGTCGCCCCGACCCTCGAATCCCTGCCGGCCTCCTGCCGCACCTTCGTGGATGTCAGCCAAGGGCTGGAAAAGGCGACGGTCGGCTGGGTGCGCGCGGGCGAGGAAGTCCGCCACGTCGCCATGGAAGGGGTCTCCCGCGAACACGCGGAACACTTCGCCCGGCGGCTGGCCCCCATCGTGGACTCCAGCTCGCTGATCCCGGACGCCTCGGACATCCCCGATTCCGTGTCCCTGCTGCGGATCCTCGGCACGGATCTGGCCGAGTCACCGGCCGCGGTCATCGAGCGGTGGCGGCAGAACAATTCGGTCATCGACCGCACCGCGGAAGCCGGGTCGCTGCCGCGGCTCAAACGCGCCGGGACCCTGCGCGCCTTCATCGGGCAGGGCACCCCCGATGCGATGAGCCTGGACCTGCGCACCCAGGGTCCCCACGCCCTGGTCGGCGGCACCACCGGCTCGGGCAAGTCCGAATTCCTGCAGGCCTGGGTGCTGGCGATGGCCGCCGAGTACAGCCCCGACCGGGTCACCTTCCTGTTCGTGGATTACAAGGGCGGCTCGGCATTCGCCGATTGCGTGGACTTGCCCCACTGCGTCGGGCTGGTCACCGACCTGTCCCCGCACCTGGTCCGCCGCGCACTGACCAGCCTGCGCGCCGAGCTGCACCACCGCGAGAAGCTCTTCCACCGGAAGAAGGCCAAGGACCTGCTGGAGCTGGAGAAGCGCCAGGACCCGCAGACGCCCCCGGCGTTGGTGCTCGTGATCGATGAGTTCGCCGCCTTGGCCGGTGACGTTCCCGAATTCGTGGAGGGCGTGGTGGACATCGCCCAGCGCGGCCGTTCGCTGGGCATCCACCTGATCCTGGCCACGCAGCGCCCGGCCGGGGTCATCAAGGACAACCTGCGCGCCAACACCAACCTGCGCGTGGCGTTGCGCATGGCCGACGCCGCGGATTCCAACGACGTCGTGGAGGATCCCGTCGCGGCGGGCTTCGATCCTTCCCTGCCCGGGCGAGGCATCGCCAAGACCGGCCCCGGCCGGCTGGTTCCCTTCCAAAGCGGTTACGCTGGCGGCTGGACCACCGACGAACCCGAACAGGCCGAGGTGCGCGTCGAAGACCTGCGCTTCGGCGGCACCCGGGTGTGGGAACAACTCGAGTCCCAGGCTCCCAACGTCGAGGAGAACAGCGGACCGAATGACCAGAAGCTCTTGGTCACCAGCTTTGTCGCGGCCGCGAGCAATGCTGCGATCCCGGCGCCGAGGCGCCCCTGGCTCGATGACTTGTCCGCCACGATCGACCTGCGCGACCTGAGCGCGGACAGTGACAGCAAGATCCCCCTGGCCCTGGCCGACATCCCAGAGCGCCAAGCCCAGGAAACGGCCTTCTTCGAACCGGATACCGACGGCCACCTGCTGATCTACGGCACGTCCGGTTCCGGCAAGTCCGCGGCCCTGCGCAGCATCGCGATCGCCGCCGGGGCCAACCCGGGGGCCGGTGCGGCCGCCGTATACGCGCTGGAATTCGGCACCAGCTCGCTGCGTTCGCTCTCGCCCATGCCGCACGTCGGCGCGGTGCTCGGAGGGGATGACGTGGAACGCATTCAGCGCGTTTTCCGCACGCTGGCCGAACACCTGGATGACCGTTCCGCCCGCTACGCCACGGCGAACGCCGCGAACCTGAGCGAATACCGCCAGCTGACCGGGGATCTGGGCGAGCCGCGCATCTTCGTGCTGATCGACGGGTTCGGCCAGTTCCGCAGCGACTGGGAACTGGGCCACGGACGCAGCGAGTTCTACCAGGTGTTCATGCGGATCGTGGGCGAGGGCCGCCCGCTGGGCGTGCACGTGATCGCCACCGCAGACCGCTTCGGCGCCGTGCCCACCGCCATCAGCGCAAACATCACCCAGCGTGTGGTGCTGCGCATGGCGGACGAGCAGGCCTACAACGTGCTGGGCGTGCCCAAGGATGTGCTCAGCGAACGCAGCGCCCCCGGACGGGCCGTCATCAAGGGCCATGAGGCGCAGATCGCGGTCTTGGGCGGTACCGCCAACGTTGCCGAGCAGACGGCGCTGACCACCGCATGGGCGCAGGAACTGCGCGCCGCCGGCGTCCCCCAAGCGGCCGGAATCGAAGCGCTCCCGCAGTCCTTCGAGGCCTCCGAATTGCCTGATTCCGCCAATGGACAGCCGGTGATCGGCCTGTCCGATTTGACCTTGGGCCCGTGCGGATTCGAATCGGTTGGCACCTTCGTCGTCGTCGGCCCGCCGCAAAGCGGCAAGACCAACACCATGCGCGCCATGGTCACTGCCCTGGCACGGCAGAATCCGGCGACCCAGTTCTTCCACCTCGGCGGGCGCCGCGCCGAGCTGCGCAGCTGGCGGGCCTGGAACGGCGCCGTCTCCGGGCAGGAGGAAACGCGGCGTTTCGCCAAGGACATGCTGGAGATCGTCACGGACGAATCCATGCCGGGCAAGATCGTGTTCGTGCTGGAGAATATCAGCGAGTTCGCCGATTCGGATGCCGAACGTCCGCTGAAGGAACTGATCAAGGCCATCAACCGGTCCGACCACTTCCTGGTGGCCGACGGGGACGTCAATCAGTTCTCCTCCAGCTTCGGGCTGCTCGGCGAGCTGAAGTCCAGCCGGCATGGCCTGGTGCTCAAGCCCGACGGCTACGACGGCGAATCGATCTTCAAGGTGCCTTTCCCTCGCGTCAAGCGCCACGATTTCCCGCCGGGCCGCGGCTTCATGGTCCAAAACGGCCAGCGCGCGCTGGTGCATGTTCCCCTGGCTGACCAGTAG